Proteins from a single region of Deinococcus aquaedulcis:
- the zwf gene encoding glucose-6-phosphate dehydrogenase: MSPRKASTNTAGAAPKKTKKAAGQAAQAAPSAAPRRARGAQAPGADGTNPFRALMRRSRAPEPATLVIFGATGDLARRKLLPAVFGLWQDGLLGSAFNIVGIGRQEMNDEQFKDFVLAALKESKETDTPQPGSLEKFRELLYYEFGDFGGDEVYQLIDKELRRAQEDHGGRKNALFYLSTPPSLFEPISNGLGRLGLSDESEGWRRLVIEKPFGHDLKSARELNDAIHRVWDESQVYRIDHYLGKETVQNLMAIRFGNAIFEPLWNRGFVDHVQITAAEDLGLEGRAGYYEEAGVVRDMLQNHLMQLFALTAMEPPAAFDANAIRDEKVKVLRAVKEIPSGRVDEVAVRGQYGPGTLYGEEVPGYREEPNVKAGSTTPTYVALKLEVDNWRWQGVPFFLRTGKRLPKKVTEIAVVFKRPPLGIFPGGLERNVLAFRIQPDEGVSLKFSSKTPGQEMVLREVVMDFRYDAFGAQLESPYSRLLLDAMLGDATLFPREDEVDLAWQIVSGILDTWDAQPGRRPRKGPDFPNYVAGTWGPDEADELMGPDRRWRRL; this comes from the coding sequence GTGAGCCCCCGCAAGGCCAGCACGAACACCGCAGGGGCCGCCCCGAAGAAGACGAAAAAAGCCGCCGGGCAAGCCGCCCAGGCGGCCCCGTCGGCCGCGCCGCGCCGCGCCCGGGGCGCCCAGGCCCCCGGCGCCGACGGCACCAACCCTTTCCGCGCCCTGATGCGCCGCAGCCGCGCGCCGGAGCCCGCCACCCTGGTGATTTTCGGGGCCACCGGCGACCTCGCGCGGCGCAAGCTGCTGCCCGCCGTGTTCGGGCTGTGGCAGGACGGGCTGCTGGGCAGCGCCTTTAACATCGTCGGCATTGGGCGCCAGGAGATGAACGACGAGCAGTTCAAGGACTTTGTGCTGGCCGCGCTGAAGGAGAGCAAGGAAACCGACACGCCGCAGCCCGGCAGCCTGGAGAAATTCCGCGAGCTGCTGTACTACGAGTTCGGGGACTTTGGCGGCGACGAGGTGTACCAGCTGATTGACAAGGAGCTGCGCCGCGCCCAGGAGGACCACGGTGGGCGCAAGAACGCCCTGTTCTATCTGTCCACCCCCCCCAGCCTCTTTGAGCCGATCAGCAACGGGCTGGGTCGCCTGGGCCTGTCGGACGAATCCGAGGGCTGGCGCCGGCTGGTGATCGAGAAGCCCTTTGGGCACGACCTGAAAAGCGCGCGCGAGCTGAACGACGCCATTCACCGCGTCTGGGACGAGTCGCAGGTGTACCGCATTGACCACTACCTGGGCAAGGAAACGGTGCAAAACCTCATGGCGATCCGCTTCGGCAACGCCATTTTCGAGCCGCTGTGGAACCGGGGCTTTGTGGACCATGTGCAGATCACGGCTGCCGAGGACCTGGGCCTGGAAGGCCGCGCGGGCTACTACGAAGAAGCGGGCGTGGTGCGCGACATGCTGCAAAACCATCTGATGCAGCTGTTTGCCCTGACGGCTATGGAGCCGCCCGCCGCCTTTGATGCCAACGCCATCCGCGACGAGAAGGTGAAGGTGCTGCGCGCCGTCAAGGAGATTCCTTCTGGGCGCGTGGACGAGGTGGCGGTGCGCGGGCAGTACGGCCCCGGCACCCTGTACGGCGAAGAGGTGCCCGGCTACCGCGAGGAACCCAATGTGAAGGCGGGCAGCACCACGCCCACCTACGTGGCCCTGAAACTGGAAGTGGACAACTGGCGCTGGCAGGGCGTGCCGTTTTTCCTGCGCACCGGCAAGCGGCTGCCCAAGAAGGTCACGGAAATTGCCGTGGTGTTCAAGCGTCCGCCGCTGGGCATCTTCCCGGGCGGCCTGGAACGCAACGTGCTGGCCTTCCGCATTCAGCCCGACGAGGGCGTGAGCCTGAAGTTTTCCAGCAAGACCCCGGGGCAGGAGATGGTGCTGCGCGAGGTGGTGATGGATTTCCGCTACGACGCCTTTGGCGCGCAGCTCGAAAGCCCCTATTCCCGCCTGCTGCTGGACGCCATGCTGGGCGACGCCACCCTGTTCCCCCGCGAGGACGAGGTGGATCTGGCGTGGCAGATCGTGTCCGGCATTCTGGACACCTGGGACGCGCAGCCCGGCCGTCGCCCCCGCAAGGGCCCGGATTTCCCCAACTACGTGGCCGGCACCTGGGGTCCCGACGAGGCCGACGAGCTGATGGGCCCCGACCGCCGCTGGCGGCGGCTGTGA
- a CDS encoding YcjF family protein — protein MLPPLVKQVLDNFNLDVDPTLSREENAEEVIKSAALLSGAIAVEPIPFADMLLITPVQGKMVLHIGKIYGFDITPERSLEIAREIGVTIAYGMAARQVMRGLAKLALPVIGGLITAPAVYGWTFALGRLAQNYFERRALGLPDSRREQVKVVQEAKRDSRRVLPGAQDFSDLASELRRRAEQKNSGGPSRH, from the coding sequence ATGTTGCCCCCGCTTGTCAAACAGGTGCTCGACAACTTCAATCTGGACGTGGACCCCACGCTGTCGCGCGAGGAAAACGCCGAGGAAGTCATCAAGAGTGCGGCGCTGCTCTCGGGGGCCATTGCGGTGGAGCCTATCCCCTTTGCCGACATGCTCCTGATTACGCCGGTGCAGGGCAAGATGGTGCTGCACATCGGCAAGATTTACGGCTTTGACATCACGCCGGAGCGTTCGCTGGAAATTGCGCGCGAAATTGGCGTGACCATCGCCTACGGCATGGCAGCGCGGCAGGTGATGCGTGGGCTGGCCAAGCTGGCGCTGCCGGTGATTGGCGGCCTGATCACGGCCCCGGCCGTGTACGGCTGGACCTTCGCGCTGGGCCGGCTGGCGCAGAACTACTTTGAGCGCCGCGCCCTGGGTCTGCCGGATTCCCGGCGCGAGCAGGTGAAGGTGGTGCAGGAAGCCAAGCGCGACTCGCGCCGCGTGCTGCCCGGCGCCCAGGACTTCTCCGATCTGGCCTCGGAGCTGCGCCGCCGCGCCGAGCAGAAAAACAGCGGCGGCCCTTCCCGCCACTAA
- the cysS gene encoding cysteine--tRNA ligase has product MTHPQPDPHIVLYDTLQRQKVPFVPTTPGRVGMYLCGPTVYSDAHLGHAKKEVAFDVIRRAFVHFGYQVRYVANITDVGHLQNDSDDGEDKMLARARLEQLEPMEVADKYMWSFVKDMEALNVLKPSINPRATGHITEQIQLIAELIERGHAYESQGSVYFDVRSWPEYGKLSGRKLDDQEEGTREAVREEKRDPRDFALWKRAEAGHIMRWDSPWGAGFPGWHIECSAMSLKYLGEGFDIHGGGLDLQFPHHEAEIAQAEAAGHPFARYWMHNNMLTIGGEKMSKSKGNFLTIQDVLAQHDPMVVRFLLVGSHYRSITEFSDAAFESARSGYRRLSEALNEVERRLPTAPAGQDAALDARIAAHTAAFEDAMRDDFNTPKAVAALFGLTADLNAALNAGPVPQGTLERARDAYRTLGGDVLGLFADSGTAARGQDDTEVVGALMELVLKARQNYRLNKQYAEADELRATLTRVGVTVEDTKDGPRWKR; this is encoded by the coding sequence ATGACCCACCCCCAGCCGGACCCCCACATCGTTCTGTACGACACCTTGCAGCGCCAGAAGGTGCCCTTTGTGCCGACCACGCCGGGCCGCGTGGGCATGTACCTGTGCGGGCCCACAGTGTACAGCGACGCCCACCTGGGCCACGCCAAGAAAGAGGTGGCCTTTGACGTGATCCGGCGCGCGTTTGTGCACTTTGGGTATCAGGTGCGCTACGTGGCGAACATCACCGATGTGGGGCACCTGCAAAACGACTCCGACGACGGCGAGGACAAGATGCTGGCCCGCGCCCGCCTGGAGCAGCTGGAGCCCATGGAAGTGGCTGACAAGTACATGTGGTCGTTCGTGAAGGACATGGAGGCCCTGAATGTGCTGAAGCCCAGCATCAATCCGCGCGCCACCGGGCACATCACCGAGCAGATTCAGCTCATTGCCGAACTGATCGAGCGCGGCCACGCCTACGAGTCGCAGGGCAGCGTGTATTTCGATGTGCGCTCGTGGCCCGAGTACGGCAAGCTCTCGGGCCGCAAGCTGGACGACCAGGAAGAGGGCACGCGCGAGGCCGTGCGCGAGGAAAAGCGCGATCCCCGCGACTTTGCCCTGTGGAAGCGGGCCGAGGCCGGGCACATCATGCGCTGGGACTCGCCGTGGGGCGCCGGTTTTCCGGGCTGGCACATTGAATGCAGCGCCATGAGCCTGAAGTACCTGGGCGAGGGCTTCGACATTCACGGCGGCGGCCTGGATCTGCAGTTTCCCCACCACGAGGCCGAAATCGCCCAGGCCGAGGCCGCCGGGCATCCCTTTGCCCGCTACTGGATGCACAACAACATGCTGACCATTGGCGGCGAGAAGATGAGCAAGAGCAAGGGCAACTTCCTGACCATTCAGGACGTGCTCGCCCAGCACGACCCGATGGTGGTGCGCTTTTTGCTGGTGGGCAGCCACTACCGCTCGATTACCGAGTTCAGCGACGCGGCCTTTGAGAGCGCGCGCAGTGGCTACCGCCGCCTGAGCGAAGCCCTGAACGAAGTCGAGCGCCGCCTGCCCACCGCACCTGCCGGCCAGGACGCCGCCCTGGACGCCAGGATTGCTGCCCACACCGCCGCCTTTGAGGACGCCATGCGCGACGACTTCAACACGCCCAAGGCGGTGGCGGCCCTCTTTGGCCTGACCGCCGACCTGAACGCGGCGCTGAATGCCGGGCCGGTACCCCAGGGCACGCTGGAACGGGCGCGCGACGCCTACCGCACCCTGGGCGGCGATGTGCTGGGCCTGTTTGCCGATTCGGGCACGGCCGCCCGGGGCCAGGACGACACCGAAGTGGTGGGCGCCCTGATGGAACTGGTGCTCAAGGCCCGCCAGAACTACCGCCTGAACAAGCAGTACGCCGAGGCCGACGAGCTGCGCGCCACCCTGACCCGCGTGGGCGTGACGGTAGAAGACACCAAGGACGGCCCCCGCTGGAAACGCTGA
- the mqnC gene encoding cyclic dehypoxanthinyl futalosine synthase: MTAPLPGTPLLDKALHERLTHGEIEALYHLPLPEVAAAAHQLRLARRDPGVVTFLIDRNINYTNICNVGCNFCAFYRTRRQKDSYTLDYEQISAKIRELEAVGGTRILLQGGVNPELGLDYYTGLLRHVKANHPTIRIDAFSPEEVLFMEKTFGLDLDALLDTLIEAGLDGLPGAGGEILEDEVRAKAAPARIRSEDWFRIIDAAQRKGLYTIATMVIGFGETYAQRAAHLVKIRDQQDKALRDYGGNGFSGFAMWTLQTEHTRLHGKAPGATAHEYLQQLAIARIALDNIPNVQASWPAQGFKVAQAALYYGANDLGSTMLEENVVSAAGGHGRHRATVRELIRIAVDAGFTPAIRNSRFQIIEWPDAEAVLSRADENPEAARAVGAGQ, from the coding sequence ATGACCGCGCCCCTGCCCGGGACTCCCCTGCTCGACAAGGCCCTGCACGAGCGCCTGACGCACGGCGAGATCGAAGCGCTTTATCACCTGCCGCTGCCCGAGGTGGCCGCTGCCGCTCACCAGCTGCGTCTGGCGCGGCGCGACCCCGGCGTGGTGACCTTCCTGATTGACCGCAACATCAATTACACCAACATCTGCAATGTGGGCTGCAACTTCTGTGCCTTCTACCGCACCCGCCGCCAGAAGGACAGCTACACCCTGGATTACGAGCAGATCAGCGCCAAGATCCGCGAACTGGAGGCGGTGGGCGGCACCCGCATTCTGTTACAGGGGGGCGTGAACCCCGAACTGGGGCTGGACTACTACACGGGGCTGCTGCGCCACGTGAAGGCGAACCACCCCACCATCCGTATTGACGCCTTCTCGCCCGAAGAAGTGCTGTTCATGGAAAAGACCTTTGGGCTGGACCTGGACGCGCTGCTCGATACCCTGATTGAAGCGGGGCTGGACGGCCTACCCGGGGCCGGCGGCGAGATTCTGGAAGACGAGGTGCGCGCCAAAGCGGCCCCCGCCCGGATTCGCAGCGAGGACTGGTTCCGCATCATTGACGCGGCCCAGCGCAAGGGGCTGTACACGATTGCCACCATGGTCATTGGCTTCGGGGAAACGTACGCCCAGCGCGCCGCCCACCTTGTCAAAATCCGCGACCAGCAGGACAAGGCGCTGCGCGACTACGGCGGCAACGGCTTTTCAGGCTTTGCCATGTGGACCCTGCAGACCGAGCACACCCGCCTGCACGGCAAGGCGCCGGGCGCCACCGCCCACGAGTACCTGCAGCAACTGGCGATTGCCCGCATTGCCCTGGACAACATTCCCAATGTGCAGGCGTCGTGGCCCGCGCAGGGCTTCAAGGTGGCGCAGGCAGCGCTGTACTACGGCGCCAACGACCTGGGCAGCACCATGCTGGAAGAGAACGTGGTGTCGGCGGCCGGGGGGCATGGCCGCCACCGCGCGACCGTGCGCGAACTGATCCGTATTGCGGTGGACGCGGGCTTTACCCCCGCCATTCGCAACAGCCGCTTTCAGATCATCGAGTGGCCGGACGCGGAGGCTGTGCTCAGCCGCGCCGACGAGAATCCCGAGGCGGCCCGGGCCGTGGGCGCCGGGCAGTAG
- a CDS encoding phosphate signaling complex PhoU family protein yields MLSLTLAQLDAMKDANARAEFAGLTRQAQALEAETDALEREIEDLCLAAFGAGPSEHELAFFLMVFRSLTNLERVGDYAFSVARDLETFAPRARSATLQDLLPLVRLLSTMVERLSYAFAERDLSAARDVMRLDYEQVDALYEQMQRASLTRLMERPEDTDVALTAGRMARNLERLGDHLVNVAERLEVLIGHGAVH; encoded by the coding sequence ATGCTGAGCCTGACCCTGGCGCAGCTGGACGCCATGAAAGACGCCAATGCCCGCGCCGAATTCGCCGGCCTGACCCGGCAGGCCCAGGCGCTGGAGGCCGAGACCGACGCCCTGGAACGGGAAATCGAGGATCTGTGCCTCGCGGCTTTTGGCGCGGGCCCCAGTGAGCACGAGCTGGCCTTTTTCCTGATGGTGTTCCGCAGCCTGACCAACCTGGAACGGGTGGGCGACTACGCCTTTTCCGTGGCGCGCGACCTGGAAACCTTTGCGCCGCGTGCGCGCAGCGCCACCCTGCAGGACCTGCTGCCGCTGGTGCGCCTGCTGAGCACCATGGTCGAGCGGCTCTCATACGCCTTTGCCGAGCGCGATCTGAGTGCCGCGCGCGACGTGATGCGCCTGGACTACGAGCAGGTGGACGCCCTGTACGAGCAGATGCAGCGCGCCAGCCTGACCCGCCTGATGGAGCGCCCCGAAGACACCGATGTGGCCCTGACCGCTGGCCGCATGGCCCGCAACCTGGAACGTCTGGGCGACCATCTGGTGAACGTGGCCGAGCGCCTGGAAGTGCTGATCGGCCACGGCGCGGTGCACTAG
- a CDS encoding glucose-6-phosphate dehydrogenase assembly protein OpcA produces the protein MTRISQTPGQLGPVDTTVRGAQTTLDELWVRAGVETRAYTGNMIALTVKKHLARVQEALSGLEGRYAGRQIIGVMDGVGDLLVHASLVPQQGGLYVERLTLEASSAQLQGAILPLIRTATVNHVWWGADSRPEGPLLSELTEIADQVIVDSLTLDVPPSRHYALADLGWSRSASWREALAQVFDVPEAARQLPRVTAMTVRHAGRKDLPARLFAGFVADTLGWRDLRTVDFRSARCGRENGDLCGVELRGEGGLHIALQAQAGDIVRVEARWDDVQRVSEVTVPHMTLAQGLARVMARPERGEVFERAWSMAKATL, from the coding sequence GTGACCCGGATCAGCCAGACCCCCGGCCAGCTGGGGCCGGTGGACACCACCGTGCGCGGCGCCCAGACCACGCTGGACGAACTGTGGGTGCGCGCGGGCGTAGAGACGCGCGCCTACACCGGCAACATGATTGCCTTGACGGTCAAAAAACACCTCGCGCGGGTGCAGGAGGCGCTCTCGGGCCTGGAAGGCCGCTACGCCGGGCGCCAGATTATTGGCGTAATGGACGGCGTGGGCGACCTGCTGGTCCACGCCAGTCTGGTGCCGCAGCAGGGCGGCCTGTACGTGGAGCGCCTGACGCTGGAAGCCAGCTCCGCGCAGCTGCAGGGCGCTATTCTGCCGCTGATCCGCACCGCCACCGTGAACCATGTGTGGTGGGGTGCCGACAGCCGCCCCGAAGGCCCACTGCTGAGCGAACTGACTGAAATTGCCGATCAGGTGATCGTGGACAGCCTGACGCTGGACGTGCCGCCCTCGCGCCACTACGCGCTGGCTGACCTGGGCTGGAGCCGCTCGGCGTCGTGGCGCGAGGCCCTGGCGCAGGTGTTCGATGTGCCGGAAGCGGCGCGGCAGCTCCCGCGCGTGACCGCCATGACCGTGCGCCATGCCGGCAGAAAGGACCTGCCCGCCCGGCTGTTCGCTGGCTTCGTGGCCGACACGCTGGGCTGGCGCGATCTGCGCACGGTGGACTTCCGCAGCGCCCGCTGTGGCCGCGAAAATGGCGACCTGTGCGGCGTGGAGCTGCGCGGCGAGGGCGGCCTGCACATCGCCCTGCAGGCGCAGGCCGGCGACATCGTGCGGGTGGAAGCGCGCTGGGACGATGTGCAGCGGGTCTCGGAAGTGACCGTGCCGCACATGACGCTGGCCCAGGGCCTGGCCCGCGTGATGGCCCGCCCCGAGCGCGGCGAAGTGTTCGAGCGCGCCTGGAGCATGGCCAAGGCGACGCTGTAG
- a CDS encoding LysR family transcriptional regulator, translating to MSFERAPVLPTLAQLRALLAVAEAGGFSEAAARTGASQSSLSEAVAKLEALTARPLLRRGRGGAVPTPAGERLLAYARLSLQAAEDALHAAQEGGALSGTVRVASFRSTATHLLPPALAAFRTAHPGVRVQLLDGETEGGGEALVRSGQADAAIVIGEHSPDLRLTPLIVDEYLFVAPASRGTHPVVPAELGQGPLLLPGGLNSCHRRVMAYLRGCGLPADQITEVGEDSVILGMVAHGLGVSVMPRLALTPQPGGVVALPLPEPLARPLALATLPHRAGLPLLRAFSAALQGALACLPPDAAPRPGPGPRPAPPLLH from the coding sequence ATGTCGTTCGAGCGTGCGCCGGTGTTGCCCACCCTGGCCCAGTTGCGGGCCCTGCTGGCCGTGGCCGAGGCCGGCGGTTTCAGTGAAGCGGCGGCCCGCACGGGTGCGTCGCAGTCGTCGCTGAGCGAGGCGGTGGCCAAGCTGGAGGCGCTGACCGCGCGGCCCCTGCTGCGCCGGGGCCGGGGCGGCGCGGTGCCCACCCCGGCGGGTGAGCGGCTGCTGGCCTACGCCCGCCTGAGCCTGCAGGCCGCCGAGGACGCGCTGCACGCCGCACAGGAGGGCGGGGCGCTGTCGGGGACCGTGCGCGTGGCGTCGTTCCGCTCGACCGCCACCCACCTGCTGCCGCCTGCGCTGGCGGCCTTCCGCACGGCCCACCCGGGTGTGCGTGTGCAGCTGCTGGACGGCGAAACCGAGGGCGGCGGCGAGGCTCTGGTGCGCAGCGGGCAGGCCGACGCCGCCATCGTGATCGGTGAGCACAGCCCGGACCTGCGCCTGACCCCGCTGATCGTGGATGAATACCTGTTCGTGGCCCCGGCCTCGCGCGGCACGCACCCGGTGGTTCCGGCCGAACTGGGCCAGGGCCCGCTGCTGCTGCCCGGCGGCCTGAACTCCTGCCACCGCCGCGTGATGGCCTACCTGCGCGGCTGCGGCCTGCCCGCCGACCAGATCACCGAGGTGGGCGAGGACAGCGTGATTCTGGGCATGGTGGCGCACGGCCTGGGCGTCAGCGTGATGCCCCGGCTGGCCCTGACCCCGCAGCCAGGCGGTGTGGTGGCCCTGCCGCTGCCTGAACCCCTGGCCCGGCCGCTGGCCCTGGCCACCCTGCCGCACCGCGCGGGGCTGCCCCTACTGCGCGCCTTCAGCGCCGCGCTGCAAGGCGCCCTGGCCTGCCTGCCGCCGGACGCCGCGCCCCGGCCTGGCCCCGGTCCCCGCCCAGCGCCGCCTCTGCTACATTAG
- the gnd gene encoding phosphogluconate dehydrogenase (NAD(+)-dependent, decarboxylating): MKIGMIGLGKMGGNMVLRLTGGGIDVTGYDRSAESVAQIEAQGARGARTMDELIAALGEPGRRAVWIMVPAGPITQAVIDDLAGRLSPGDIIIDGGNSNYKDTMKRAEELAARGLHFVDVGTSGGVWGLKEGYAMMIGGPEEAVERLRPVFEVLAPAADRGWGRMGPAGSGHYVKMVHNGIEYGMMQAYAEGFELMKAHHTFGLDMAQIAELWRHGSVVRSWLLDLTAEALKNKADFDQLSDYVADSGEGRWTIIDSVELGVPTPVITLATQMRFRSQQEVSYAGQMLSAMRRAFGGHAVKTIEAPRQEGLVPEVAPGDHPKAAAPENIGHTTSAGEGSVAEQLGETGHQRVKGDE; encoded by the coding sequence ATGAAGATCGGCATGATTGGGCTGGGCAAAATGGGCGGCAACATGGTGCTGCGCCTGACGGGCGGCGGCATTGACGTGACGGGGTACGACCGCAGCGCCGAGAGTGTGGCGCAGATTGAGGCCCAGGGCGCGCGCGGCGCCCGCACGATGGACGAACTGATCGCGGCGCTGGGCGAACCCGGCCGGCGGGCCGTGTGGATCATGGTGCCGGCGGGACCCATCACGCAGGCGGTGATTGACGATCTGGCCGGGCGCCTCTCGCCGGGCGACATCATCATTGACGGCGGCAACAGCAACTACAAAGACACCATGAAGCGCGCCGAGGAACTGGCCGCCCGGGGTCTGCACTTTGTGGACGTGGGCACCTCGGGCGGGGTGTGGGGCCTGAAAGAAGGCTACGCCATGATGATCGGCGGCCCCGAGGAAGCGGTGGAGCGCCTGCGCCCGGTCTTCGAGGTGCTCGCCCCCGCCGCCGACCGGGGCTGGGGCCGCATGGGCCCGGCCGGCAGCGGCCACTACGTGAAGATGGTCCACAACGGCATTGAGTACGGCATGATGCAGGCCTACGCTGAAGGCTTTGAGCTGATGAAGGCGCACCACACCTTTGGCCTGGACATGGCCCAGATTGCCGAACTGTGGCGCCACGGCAGCGTGGTGCGCAGCTGGCTGCTGGACCTGACCGCTGAGGCCCTGAAGAACAAGGCGGATTTCGATCAGCTCTCGGACTACGTGGCCGACAGCGGCGAGGGGCGCTGGACCATCATTGATTCGGTGGAACTGGGCGTGCCCACCCCGGTGATCACCCTGGCCACCCAGATGCGCTTCCGCAGCCAGCAGGAGGTCAGCTACGCCGGCCAGATGCTTTCGGCCATGCGCCGCGCGTTCGGCGGGCACGCGGTCAAGACCATCGAGGCGCCCCGTCAGGAAGGGCTGGTGCCCGAGGTGGCCCCCGGCGACCACCCCAAGGCGGCGGCCCCCGAGAACATTGGGCATACGACCAGCGCGGGCGAGGGCAGCGTGGCCGAGCAACTGGGCGAAACCGGCCACCAGCGCGTGAAGGGTGACGAGTGA